Proteins co-encoded in one Flavobacterium sp. M31R6 genomic window:
- a CDS encoding TetR/AcrR family transcriptional regulator, giving the protein MSEKKGVRSKIWLIENCINVFNIKGLDITLNQLAEELQISLGRITYYFPTKEKLLVAISLDYERKLSEITSGFQYSNNHNFLLEQIKLFSLIMDNQYHYRCVMIYASATSNSRKDMINQINSSYKDSKERFLLLTNTLIDLSFLESKILEYPNFEVFRFKFITVFTSWVINLEIYDKEEGYAKMKPIYLQGIASCFLPFATPNAKKLIEEIDYSSI; this is encoded by the coding sequence GTGTCAGAGAAAAAAGGAGTACGCTCCAAAATTTGGTTAATTGAAAATTGTATTAATGTATTTAATATTAAAGGGCTAGATATCACCTTAAATCAGCTTGCTGAAGAATTACAAATTAGTCTAGGCCGAATTACTTATTATTTCCCAACAAAAGAAAAGTTGTTAGTAGCTATTTCATTGGATTACGAAAGGAAATTATCTGAAATTACTAGTGGCTTCCAATATTCTAATAATCACAATTTTTTGTTGGAACAAATAAAACTTTTTTCATTGATTATGGACAATCAGTATCATTACAGATGCGTTATGATTTATGCATCCGCAACCAGCAATTCAAGAAAAGATATGATTAATCAAATCAATAGTAGCTATAAAGATTCCAAAGAACGTTTCCTATTGTTAACAAATACATTAATTGATTTAAGTTTTTTGGAATCAAAAATTTTGGAATATCCAAATTTTGAAGTATTCCGATTTAAATTTATTACAGTTTTTACATCCTGGGTAATAAACCTTGAAATCTATGATAAAGAAGAAGGCTATGCAAAAATGAAACCCATTTATTTACAAGGAATTGCAAGTTGCTTTTTGCCTTTTGCCACGCCAAATGCAAAAAAATTGATTGAAGAAATCGATTATAGTAGCATATAA
- a CDS encoding HdeD family acid-resistance protein yields the protein METIIKSFSNVAKHWYLPLILGILFIICGIWAFRSPIGTYLALSILFSVSFIVSGIGDIAFAVVNVKTLKSWGWHLVSGLISFLLGIYLVAYPGLSMSILSFVVGFTLLFRSFLLLGFSFELKELGVKSWGWTTVMSVLCVLFCFMLLSNPIFTGLSIAMFTALSFIFSGIASIVLSFGLKRIKKSFKEMNAEIDNL from the coding sequence ATGGAAACAATCATTAAATCTTTTAGCAATGTTGCAAAACACTGGTATCTACCATTGATACTCGGAATCTTATTTATTATTTGCGGAATCTGGGCATTTCGGTCACCCATTGGAACTTATTTAGCTCTTTCCATTTTATTCAGTGTCTCCTTTATCGTTTCTGGAATTGGCGACATCGCTTTTGCTGTTGTTAATGTAAAGACATTAAAAAGTTGGGGATGGCATCTTGTCAGCGGTCTTATTTCCTTTCTTTTAGGAATCTACCTTGTAGCTTATCCCGGGCTTTCAATGAGTATTCTTTCTTTTGTGGTAGGTTTTACGCTTTTGTTCCGCTCTTTTTTGCTCCTTGGTTTTTCCTTCGAACTTAAAGAACTCGGTGTTAAAAGTTGGGGATGGACAACAGTAATGAGTGTCTTGTGTGTCCTATTCTGTTTTATGCTTCTATCCAATCCCATTTTTACAGGCTTGTCTATCGCGATGTTTACAGCCCTTTCTTTCATTTTCAGTGGCATTGCGTCCATCGTTTTGTCGTTTGGCTTGAAAAGGATAAAAAAATCCTTCAAGGAAATGAATGCTGAAATTGATAATCTGTAA
- a CDS encoding site-specific integrase, producing the protein MLESSFGLCFFLKTTKNKSNSRYIYLRVTVDGIPKETSTKRTWDIQRWDQKTERATGNKEDAKTLNHFLDALTTRINQFKMDLIYNEKSISAQRIIDFVLGRIVSKAMLLQEFKKHNDEMLALVPQDYALATHKRYETARFHAREFVKYKYATEDIEFRDLDYDFIISYELYLKTVRNCVNNSALKYIACMKKIINRAIDKDIIVQDPFRAFKRKMTKTVKRPLTASELRTLEQVSITTTRLQTVRDIFVFQCYTGLAYIDAYQLRKTDIKIGIDGAQWIMSERQKTGSVTNVPLLPKALEIIEKYKEHPLCLSRNTVLPVASNQKMNAYLKEIADLCGFTCELNTHKARRTFGSTVTLNNDVPISVVKEMLGHQSIRQTELYAITTEQTIGREMNNLSSKLRKVNPTIHDEAMSMISKLEKELQKLKEQFGIK; encoded by the coding sequence ATGTTAGAAAGCAGCTTTGGGCTTTGTTTCTTTTTGAAAACAACCAAAAACAAATCAAACAGCAGATATATTTATCTGAGAGTAACAGTAGATGGAATACCTAAAGAGACATCTACTAAAAGGACATGGGACATTCAAAGGTGGGATCAAAAAACAGAAAGAGCAACGGGAAATAAGGAAGATGCCAAGACTCTAAATCATTTTCTTGATGCTCTAACCACTCGGATCAACCAATTTAAAATGGATTTAATTTACAACGAAAAATCGATTTCAGCGCAGCGGATTATTGATTTTGTATTGGGAAGGATAGTTTCAAAAGCAATGCTTCTTCAAGAATTTAAAAAGCATAATGACGAAATGTTAGCATTGGTACCTCAAGATTATGCTCTAGCAACACACAAACGCTATGAGACAGCAAGATTTCATGCCAGAGAATTTGTGAAATACAAATACGCGACGGAGGATATTGAATTCAGGGACTTAGATTATGATTTTATTATCAGCTATGAATTATATCTAAAAACCGTACGAAATTGTGTAAATAACTCTGCCTTAAAATATATTGCCTGCATGAAAAAGATCATAAACAGGGCAATTGATAAAGATATAATTGTTCAGGATCCTTTCAGAGCATTCAAACGTAAAATGACAAAAACTGTAAAAAGACCACTTACCGCGAGTGAACTGCGCACGCTCGAACAGGTCAGTATTACAACTACAAGACTCCAAACAGTTCGTGATATCTTTGTCTTTCAGTGCTATACTGGTCTGGCTTATATTGACGCATACCAACTTCGGAAAACAGATATAAAAATAGGTATAGATGGAGCGCAATGGATAATGTCCGAAAGACAAAAGACTGGTTCTGTGACCAATGTTCCATTACTTCCCAAAGCCCTCGAAATAATAGAAAAGTACAAAGAACATCCGCTCTGCCTTTCGAGGAATACTGTCCTACCCGTCGCATCTAATCAAAAAATGAATGCATATCTTAAAGAAATAGCCGATCTTTGTGGGTTTACTTGCGAATTGAACACACATAAAGCCAGACGTACTTTTGGTAGCACAGTTACTCTTAATAATGATGTGCCAATTTCCGTAGTAAAAGAGATGCTGGGGCACCAGTCAATCCGCCAGACTGAATTGTATGCAATTACCACTGAGCAAACAATTGGCAGGGAAATGAATAACTTGAGTAGCAAGCTGCGTAAAGTCAACCCAACCATACATGATGAAGCAATGTCTATGATCTCGAAACTGGAAAAAGAATTACAAAAACTTAAAGAACAATTTGGGATTAAATAA
- a CDS encoding SDR family NAD(P)-dependent oxidoreductase, translating to MKKGIQPVDPNTFFENRFQNKVLLITGAAINSIGGCTAIRAAKEGAKVVCVDIKKKELNETIEQIKEFGGDALAILADISKVEECNRIITETIEKYGKLDLVLNAAGVMDGNDPSKPQNFEESTHLFPSPIHNATDEYWDLVMKTNITGMFYAMRAQLNQFLKQDTGGAIVNIGSIAGIIGLPGNAAYSASKHAVIGLTRNAAIDYAPNGIRVNSVNMAQTDTPMVFRAYDFVKWAMDKGMGSGMAGGKSQSLLSMNDPNGRGSTPWEQAAIILFLLSDDASNITGATIATDGGWTTY from the coding sequence ATGAAAAAAGGAATTCAACCTGTAGATCCCAATACTTTTTTTGAAAATAGATTTCAGAATAAAGTGTTACTAATTACTGGTGCTGCCATTAATAGCATTGGTGGTTGTACTGCCATTAGAGCTGCTAAAGAAGGTGCTAAAGTAGTATGTGTGGATATTAAAAAAAAGGAATTAAACGAAACTATTGAACAAATCAAAGAGTTTGGGGGAGATGCACTAGCGATACTTGCAGATATTAGCAAAGTTGAAGAATGCAATCGCATTATAACTGAAACTATTGAAAAGTATGGCAAACTTGATTTAGTTCTTAACGCAGCAGGTGTTATGGATGGAAATGACCCATCTAAACCTCAAAATTTTGAAGAATCCACCCATTTATTTCCATCTCCCATTCACAATGCTACTGACGAATATTGGGATTTGGTTATGAAAACCAATATAACGGGAATGTTTTATGCTATGCGAGCGCAACTTAATCAGTTTTTAAAGCAAGATACAGGTGGAGCAATTGTAAATATCGGTTCCATAGCCGGAATAATTGGGCTTCCTGGTAATGCGGCCTATTCTGCCAGCAAGCACGCCGTGATTGGACTAACCCGAAACGCAGCTATAGATTATGCTCCTAATGGCATAAGAGTTAATTCGGTAAATATGGCACAAACCGATACACCAATGGTATTTAGAGCTTACGATTTTGTAAAATGGGCTATGGATAAAGGAATGGGTAGTGGTATGGCTGGAGGGAAATCACAAAGTTTACTTTCAATGAATGACCCTAATGGGCGTGGCTCAACTCCTTGGGAACAGGCTGCAATAATTTTGTTTTTACTTTCAGATGATGCAAGTAATATAACAGGTGCTACTATTGCCACAGACGGAGGTTGGACAACTTATTAA
- a CDS encoding transporter, producing the protein MKKLRKNFSLYCLFFIIGANLPSYSQGHYPGGYFNPNDYFVPPPGIILPVYYVYNNFNYYNNNGDKSDIIESGSSNTDTELNIEQNVKTNSFVLMMLYGGKKKIGEFQWGFMVIPTVNNPSSTIALNYYSTQTGNGTVSFNNKTWGFGDLYIQPIWLSLVKKDWSFAMSYGVWLPTGKYKYNDIDNVGLGYYSHNFRVASRYKPNSNIGITGAITYETNQIQKDSDFKEAPHLTFDYGACYTWLLGHEVGLYGNYTTQLEEDKNNPNLYSKDQAWNVGAYGSYWLKPGKIGVLSRISQNFGEKNRYGGFTFTVGLNFLFLNQ; encoded by the coding sequence ATGAAGAAACTTAGAAAAAATTTTTCATTGTATTGTCTCTTTTTTATTATTGGGGCTAATTTACCTTCATATTCGCAAGGACATTACCCAGGTGGCTATTTTAACCCAAACGATTACTTTGTTCCTCCTCCAGGGATAATTTTACCGGTATATTATGTCTATAATAATTTTAATTATTATAATAATAATGGCGATAAATCAGATATAATTGAATCAGGCAGTTCCAATACAGATACTGAATTGAATATTGAGCAAAATGTAAAAACAAATTCTTTTGTATTGATGATGCTTTATGGCGGCAAAAAAAAAATTGGAGAATTTCAATGGGGCTTTATGGTCATACCTACAGTAAATAATCCATCCTCTACCATCGCTTTGAATTATTACAGCACCCAAACCGGAAATGGAACGGTGTCGTTTAATAACAAAACATGGGGTTTTGGAGACTTATATATCCAGCCAATCTGGTTAAGTTTAGTAAAAAAAGACTGGTCTTTTGCAATGTCTTATGGTGTCTGGTTGCCAACAGGTAAATACAAATATAACGATATTGACAATGTAGGTTTAGGATATTATTCTCATAATTTTAGAGTTGCAAGTCGATACAAACCGAATTCTAATATAGGAATAACAGGAGCGATAACCTATGAAACAAATCAAATTCAAAAAGATTCAGATTTCAAAGAAGCTCCGCATTTGACCTTTGATTATGGGGCTTGTTATACTTGGCTTTTGGGACACGAAGTTGGACTGTACGGCAATTATACAACACAACTAGAGGAAGACAAAAACAATCCAAATCTATATTCAAAAGATCAAGCTTGGAATGTTGGGGCTTATGGATCTTATTGGTTAAAACCCGGGAAAATTGGTGTTCTAAGTAGGATTTCACAAAACTTTGGAGAAAAAAATCGATATGGAGGATTTACTTTTACAGTAGGACTTAATTTTTTATTTTTAAATCAATAA
- a CDS encoding SDR family oxidoreductase: MNSTKTIVITGSQTGMGLSTKQLLEKNGSKVIGVSNSGDPEITADLSTKEGVDYAVSEIIRLSNGQIDGIFANAGVDSENVELVFDLNYFGITRMLESLQPYLKKSNNSRVVINASNSVVITPGIPEEVVDALLNFEKEKAIQLIKSNPHYVYQVSKTAIAKWARQNAHKAEWAGNNISMNIIAPGVVLTPLIEHDMKDPRKAAGINMLPKPIGEIAKPDNIAPLVKFLLLDDSRFIIGQYIIIDGGTEVLWREKDSPKTWDISFDDFQKL, encoded by the coding sequence ATGAATTCAACCAAAACAATTGTTATAACCGGTTCCCAAACCGGAATGGGATTAAGCACAAAACAACTACTAGAGAAAAATGGTTCAAAAGTAATAGGAGTTTCTAATTCTGGAGACCCTGAAATTACAGCTGATCTTTCTACAAAAGAAGGTGTTGATTATGCGGTATCTGAAATTATTAGATTATCAAATGGTCAAATTGATGGCATATTTGCGAATGCTGGAGTTGATAGTGAAAATGTAGAATTAGTATTTGATCTCAATTATTTTGGTATCACACGAATGTTAGAATCATTACAACCCTATTTAAAAAAATCAAACAATAGTAGGGTAGTCATTAATGCTTCAAACTCAGTTGTAATTACTCCAGGGATTCCTGAGGAAGTTGTAGATGCTCTTCTAAATTTTGAAAAAGAAAAAGCAATTCAGTTAATCAAAAGCAACCCTCATTATGTATATCAAGTTAGTAAGACAGCGATTGCAAAATGGGCAAGACAAAATGCACATAAAGCAGAGTGGGCGGGCAACAATATATCAATGAATATAATTGCTCCTGGGGTTGTTCTTACTCCATTAATTGAACACGACATGAAGGATCCTCGCAAAGCGGCAGGCATAAATATGCTGCCGAAACCAATTGGAGAGATTGCAAAACCAGATAATATAGCTCCATTAGTAAAATTTCTTCTTCTTGACGACTCCAGATTTATTATTGGACAATATATTATTATTGATGGAGGCACAGAGGTATTATGGCGTGAAAAAGATTCTCCTAAAACATGGGATATTAGTTTTGATGACTTTCAGAAACTATAA
- a CDS encoding acyloxyacyl hydrolase, which produces MNKNLFIVLFLLSTFAYSKTNNYRNTMLVGTDSLEIDTIKNTKARFKYFEIKTHAGVHLYSGKSLNAALEQGYGSLEARVGWYPKSPENWSQYYGNPSYGVGFYSGLIGDPEILGKPNALYGFINFPLSKPGKRTGIEISPSFGLTYNLVPFNEIENPNNDAIGSKIAVYFNLHFGAAYQMTREMDLIYGLDISHFSNGRSNVPNHGLNMFGLNLGLRYNYNKEYQWSSINAFEADPLPARIKVASKSPNMALKTNAINLYTAFGIVQKDEDKGTSKHYSTFSVVGEYQYKFSNMHGFTAGLDYFRDESLSPKYPSSERNLLGVHAGYDFMFWKMAIRMQAGTYLSDDRGKGAFFLRPALQYEISKKIYVQVGLKTLAGAAADWIEFGVGFKPFNW; this is translated from the coding sequence ATGAATAAAAATCTTTTCATTGTACTATTTTTACTCTCGACATTTGCCTATTCTAAAACTAATAATTACAGAAACACTATGCTAGTTGGTACGGATAGTTTAGAAATAGACACTATAAAAAACACCAAAGCAAGATTCAAATATTTCGAAATCAAAACTCACGCTGGCGTACATCTTTATTCTGGAAAAAGTCTAAACGCTGCATTAGAACAAGGCTACGGATCACTGGAAGCTAGAGTAGGTTGGTATCCTAAAAGCCCTGAAAATTGGAGCCAATATTATGGAAATCCCTCTTATGGTGTCGGATTCTATTCCGGATTAATTGGCGATCCAGAAATTCTTGGAAAACCAAATGCTTTGTACGGCTTTATTAATTTCCCATTAAGTAAACCAGGCAAGCGAACTGGTATTGAAATCAGTCCTTCATTTGGATTGACGTATAATTTAGTTCCTTTTAACGAAATTGAAAACCCGAATAATGATGCTATTGGCAGCAAAATTGCCGTGTATTTCAATTTACATTTTGGAGCAGCATATCAAATGACAAGAGAAATGGATTTGATTTATGGTCTTGATATTTCTCATTTTAGCAATGGTCGCAGCAATGTGCCCAATCACGGTTTAAATATGTTTGGCTTAAATTTGGGCTTACGTTACAATTACAATAAAGAGTATCAATGGAGTAGTATCAATGCTTTCGAGGCCGACCCATTGCCAGCAAGAATCAAAGTTGCTTCTAAAAGCCCCAATATGGCACTGAAAACAAATGCCATAAATCTTTATACCGCATTTGGCATTGTCCAAAAAGATGAAGACAAGGGTACTTCGAAGCATTATTCCACTTTTTCAGTAGTAGGGGAATACCAATATAAATTTTCTAATATGCACGGATTTACAGCTGGTTTAGATTATTTTAGAGATGAAAGTTTAAGTCCGAAATACCCTTCTTCCGAAAGAAATTTGCTGGGCGTTCACGCAGGATATGATTTTATGTTTTGGAAAATGGCCATCCGAATGCAAGCAGGAACCTATCTCAGTGATGACAGAGGAAAAGGCGCTTTTTTTCTGCGCCCCGCATTACAATATGAAATATCTAAAAAAATATATGTGCAAGTGGGTTTGAAAACGCTTGCTGGAGCTGCTGCCGATTGGATTGAATTTGGAGTAGGATTTAAACCCTTTAATTGGTAA
- a CDS encoding IS30 family transposase, translated as MEKKRNRLTFAERVIIETLLSEKKSILYIARQLDRNRSSIHREVKKWIRISSDKYQAHLADFCAKEEYLNKRNLDKINTHFRLKVFVYRGLLNDHSPEQIAGSIKDSYPNDPIMSISYEAIYKHIYKHRQSRLGRKLIKLLPYSHSKRRNKKRFGSKRSRIKDAISIEMRPDIENRKQLGYWEGDQIVGLGHKSAIATMVERKTRFTYIIFLKDRTSETMTQAVAKTLNILIPEARKTMTYDNGMEMSNHKWLKENTGMDIYFAHPYSPWERGTNENTNGLIRRYFPKKTDFNNITEQQLNQVQNKLNNRPRKVLGYKTPAYMLELEINKIKYLNLKPN; from the coding sequence ATGGAAAAGAAACGTAACAGATTAACCTTTGCAGAGCGTGTTATAATCGAGACTTTACTATCCGAAAAGAAGTCAATTTTATATATCGCTAGACAATTAGATCGTAACAGGAGTTCGATCCACAGAGAAGTCAAAAAATGGATTCGTATCTCTAGTGATAAATACCAAGCACATCTTGCCGATTTTTGTGCTAAAGAAGAGTATCTAAACAAGAGGAACCTTGACAAAATAAACACTCATTTTAGGCTAAAAGTGTTTGTATATAGAGGATTACTCAATGATCACTCACCTGAACAAATCGCAGGAAGTATCAAAGATTCATATCCAAATGACCCCATAATGTCTATTTCCTATGAAGCAATATATAAGCATATTTACAAGCATAGACAATCTAGGTTAGGAAGAAAATTAATCAAACTACTACCCTACAGCCATTCAAAAAGAAGAAACAAAAAGAGATTTGGCTCTAAAAGATCTAGAATTAAAGATGCCATTAGTATTGAAATGCGACCAGATATCGAAAACAGAAAACAGCTTGGTTATTGGGAGGGCGACCAAATTGTAGGTCTAGGACACAAAAGCGCAATTGCCACAATGGTTGAAAGAAAAACAAGATTTACTTATATCATTTTCCTAAAAGACAGAACATCAGAAACCATGACACAGGCCGTAGCAAAAACCTTAAACATCTTAATTCCAGAGGCAAGAAAAACAATGACATACGATAATGGAATGGAAATGTCGAATCATAAATGGCTTAAAGAAAATACAGGAATGGATATCTATTTTGCTCATCCATATTCGCCCTGGGAAAGAGGTACAAATGAGAACACAAACGGGCTAATAAGACGCTATTTTCCAAAGAAAACTGACTTTAATAACATTACCGAACAACAGCTAAATCAAGTTCAAAATAAACTTAATAATAGACCCAGAAAAGTATTGGGATATAAAACACCAGCATACATGTTAGAACTAGAAATAAACAAGATCAAATACCTCAATTTAAAACCAAATTAG
- a CDS encoding TetR/AcrR family transcriptional regulator — protein MEKPKKIRVNSEKWVVDNCIKVFNEEGLDLTLNEIAKHLQVSRGKINYYFQTKEELLIAIAKEYEKALVLIQAEHVFNDKDDFIFQMFQLYSKIMDNQYKFRCAIIYTTGTSNSRKDMVRQINSSYKNSKERILVMTQNLVQMGLLKETVLDPPVFDVFNYQFVNLFTTWVIQLEIYDKTEGYDQMKPIYLQGIANCYWIYATEVGRNSIDKIPFNDL, from the coding sequence ATGGAAAAACCTAAAAAAATTCGGGTTAACTCTGAAAAATGGGTAGTTGATAATTGCATAAAGGTATTCAATGAAGAAGGTCTTGATCTTACTTTAAATGAAATTGCAAAACATTTACAAGTCAGCAGAGGTAAAATAAATTATTATTTTCAAACCAAAGAAGAGCTATTGATAGCCATTGCAAAAGAATATGAAAAAGCACTAGTCCTTATTCAAGCGGAGCACGTTTTTAATGATAAAGATGATTTTATCTTTCAAATGTTTCAACTGTATAGCAAGATAATGGACAATCAATATAAGTTCCGTTGTGCAATTATTTATACTACAGGAACTAGTAATTCGCGAAAGGATATGGTTCGTCAAATTAACAGTAGTTATAAAAATTCTAAAGAAAGAATTTTAGTAATGACTCAAAATTTGGTACAAATGGGTTTGCTAAAAGAAACTGTTTTAGATCCTCCAGTCTTTGATGTATTTAATTATCAATTTGTGAATTTATTTACTACTTGGGTCATTCAATTGGAAATCTATGACAAGACTGAGGGTTATGATCAAATGAAGCCTATTTATTTGCAGGGCATCGCTAATTGTTATTGGATTTATGCTACTGAAGTTGGACGCAACTCGATAGACAAAATACCATTTAACGATTTATAA
- the cls gene encoding cardiolipin synthase, translating to MNWLIFIEIIYPIVLVLVSFRIIYDTRSSAKTLAYLLFVIFVPLFGMIFYFLVGINYRKRKLYSKKLIEDGHLAQKIVVDVIAYSKKTLEQNNSIIQQNKELAYLLIQDNLSALTAGNEVKLLINGEHKFPEVIAALKAAQHHIHIEYYIYEDDKIGNEVAEILIQKAKEGIAVRFIYDDFGSYAIRKKMVARMKAEGVEVFPFHKITFIALANRMNYRNHRKIIVIDGKTAFVGGINISDKYINNTTYPKKLFWRDTHLRIDGPGIYYLQYLFFCAWNFCAKDNLQPDSSFFPEISSFKGNGNKLVQIAASGPDSGRPTILYSLLQAISLAKEEVLITTPYFIPGESIKDVLLVAALGGVSVKLLVPGISDSVLVNSAAHSYYSDLLKAGVEIYLYKKGFIHAKTLVTDKNMSIVGTANMDYRSFDLNFEVNAIVYDHEIAKELANVFYSDIKDAEKIDGNNWEVRPLYKQLVERTARLISPLL from the coding sequence ATGAACTGGCTTATCTTCATAGAAATCATTTACCCGATTGTTTTAGTGCTTGTGAGTTTTCGTATCATTTATGATACAAGAAGCAGCGCTAAGACATTGGCTTACCTGTTGTTCGTTATTTTTGTACCGCTGTTCGGAATGATTTTTTATTTTTTAGTTGGCATTAATTACAGAAAACGAAAGCTATATAGCAAAAAACTAATAGAAGACGGGCATCTTGCCCAGAAAATAGTAGTAGATGTCATTGCCTATTCCAAAAAGACATTAGAACAAAATAATTCCATTATACAACAAAATAAAGAACTTGCTTACTTACTGATTCAGGATAATTTAAGTGCTTTGACCGCAGGCAATGAAGTAAAGTTGCTGATTAACGGAGAACATAAATTTCCTGAAGTAATTGCGGCATTGAAAGCTGCCCAACACCATATTCATATTGAATATTACATTTATGAGGATGATAAAATTGGAAATGAAGTAGCGGAAATTTTAATTCAAAAAGCGAAAGAAGGTATTGCAGTTCGGTTTATTTATGATGATTTCGGAAGTTATGCTATCCGTAAAAAAATGGTGGCAAGAATGAAAGCCGAGGGAGTTGAGGTTTTTCCTTTTCATAAAATTACTTTTATTGCTTTAGCAAACCGAATGAATTATCGCAATCACAGAAAAATAATTGTTATTGATGGTAAAACGGCTTTTGTTGGCGGAATAAACATAAGCGACAAGTATATTAACAACACTACTTACCCTAAAAAACTATTTTGGCGCGATACCCATTTACGGATTGACGGCCCAGGTATTTATTACCTGCAATACCTTTTTTTCTGCGCCTGGAATTTTTGTGCAAAAGATAATTTGCAACCCGATAGCTCTTTCTTTCCTGAAATATCTTCGTTTAAAGGTAACGGTAATAAATTAGTGCAGATAGCTGCTAGTGGTCCAGACTCCGGCCGTCCAACCATTTTATATTCTTTGCTACAAGCCATAAGCCTTGCCAAAGAAGAAGTACTTATTACCACTCCGTATTTTATACCTGGTGAAAGTATTAAAGATGTTTTACTGGTAGCAGCTTTAGGCGGAGTATCTGTAAAACTGCTGGTTCCGGGAATTTCGGACTCTGTGCTTGTAAATTCGGCTGCGCACTCTTATTATTCCGATTTACTAAAAGCAGGTGTGGAAATCTATTTATACAAAAAAGGGTTTATTCACGCCAAAACATTAGTAACTGATAAAAATATGTCGATTGTTGGAACAGCAAATATGGATTACCGCAGTTTTGACCTGAACTTTGAAGTAAATGCCATTGTGTATGACCATGAGATTGCAAAGGAATTAGCCAATGTTTTTTACTCGGATATAAAAGATGCCGAAAAAATTGATGGTAATAATTGGGAAGTTCGCCCGCTTTATAAGCAATTGGTGGAAAGAACTGCAAGGTTAATATCTCCGCTTTTATAA
- the nhaA gene encoding Na+/H+ antiporter NhaA, with protein MKLTQLFSEFFESEKASGIILILCTVISLGIANSVFGADYQHFWHTDFAGHPIEFWINDGLMAIFFLLIGLELEREIYIGELSDIKSAALPIFAALGGILIPAGLYLVFNYGTPMQSGAGIPMATDIAFALGILSLLGNKVPASLKIFLTALAVIDDLGAILVIAIFYTKELLLHNLFIVLGVFGVLLIMNRLKVRNLIPYLIGGVVMWYFMLNSGIHATITGVLLAFAIPFGNGDEKSTSYILQHFLHKPVSFVILPLFAIANTAIVIGSDISEILSQQYSIGIATGLIVGKPLGIMLFSFSAVSLGLCKLPGDMNWKAILGVSFLAAIGFTMSIFVTLLAFADPIIVANSKFVILLTSFAAATMGFLLLKTTLHIKLKML; from the coding sequence ATGAAATTAACCCAATTATTTTCCGAGTTTTTTGAAAGCGAAAAAGCATCAGGAATTATTTTGATTCTGTGCACGGTAATTTCGTTAGGGATTGCCAATTCTGTATTTGGGGCTGATTACCAACATTTTTGGCATACTGATTTTGCCGGACATCCCATTGAATTTTGGATTAATGACGGATTGATGGCCATTTTCTTTTTGCTGATTGGATTAGAATTAGAAAGGGAAATTTACATTGGTGAATTGTCCGATATAAAGAGTGCTGCCTTACCTATTTTTGCAGCTTTAGGAGGAATACTGATTCCTGCAGGATTGTATTTAGTCTTTAATTATGGGACTCCAATGCAATCTGGTGCTGGAATTCCGATGGCTACGGATATTGCTTTTGCTTTGGGAATTTTATCTTTGTTGGGAAATAAAGTTCCTGCCTCTTTAAAAATATTTTTGACGGCTTTGGCTGTTATAGACGATTTGGGTGCTATATTGGTTATTGCCATTTTTTATACCAAAGAGCTACTCTTGCACAACTTGTTTATTGTATTAGGTGTTTTTGGTGTTCTATTGATTATGAACCGATTAAAAGTCAGAAATTTAATTCCTTATTTGATTGGTGGTGTCGTGATGTGGTATTTTATGCTTAATTCAGGGATTCACGCCACGATTACGGGTGTTTTGCTGGCCTTTGCCATTCCGTTTGGAAATGGAGATGAAAAATCCACTTCCTACATTTTGCAGCATTTCCTCCACAAACCTGTATCTTTTGTTATTTTACCCTTATTTGCCATAGCCAATACAGCGATCGTCATTGGTTCGGATATAAGCGAAATCCTTTCGCAACAGTACAGTATTGGTATTGCCACGGGATTAATTGTCGGAAAACCATTAGGAATTATGCTGTTTAGTTTCTCAGCGGTTTCTCTGGGGCTTTGTAAACTGCCCGGCGATATGAACTGGAAGGCTATTTTAGGAGTAAGTTTCTTGGCGGCGATAGGATTTACGATGTCAATTTTTGTTACTTTATTGGCATTTGCGGATCCGATAATAGTTGCTAATTCTAAATTTGTTATTTTATTGACTTCTTTTGCAGCAGCAACAATGGGTTTTTTGCTTTTGAAGACCACACTTCACATAAAACTAAAAATGCTATAA